The following is a genomic window from Pedobacter sp. KBS0701.
ATCAGCTATAGGTGCTCTCACAAAATCTGTTTTAGGCCCTGCTAATGCATGTGTAATCAATGGCACGCCACCAAACAAAGTTGCTAAGTTGTTGTAAGCATAAGCCCTGAAAAATTTAGCTTCGGCGCTTACCAGGCTTTTACCTTTTGCACTTAAGCTAGTTACACTTGGATTTTCAATTCCATCTACAATAATGTTAGTTAAGTTTACCATGATGTAGTCTCTATTCCACATGCGGGCTGCACCACCATCAGTAGAGGTTAGCGTAGCATAATTATAGTATGGAATTTCTACACCTTGCTGGTTATTGGTTGCATTTGCAACATCAGTTCCAACCTGCCAAACGCTTGGCCAGCCCTGCTGATCAGCCCAGGAAAAGATTGTGCTGGTATGGTTATACAAACCAATTAACGATGCTTCGAATCCAAGTGAATCGGTAAGCGTTAATGGTGTATATGATGAAAACGGTTTCTCATCTAAAAATGCTTTTTTGCATGACGAAAACACAACAAAAAGTACTGATAATGATGCAATTATGCTTATATATTTTTTCATGATGATTATAAATTAACGTAATGAAACATTTAAACCCAATACAAAAGTTCTTGTTATAGGATAATTATTTGTCCAGTCTGCTGCAAACGCCTGTTGATTTGCACTACTATTGCCTGATCCCCTACCGTAAGTAGTTTGTTCAGGATCCCAACCTACCCATTTTGTAAAAGTATACAGGTTACGACCGCTCGCATAAACAGTTAAGCCACCAAGGTGAAGTTTATCCAAGACTGACTGTCCGAAAACATAACTTAATGTCACATCTTTAATTCTGGTGTAACTGGCATCTGAGGCATAGCCATAACCTAAAGTGTTGTTGTAAGAAAGTGCTGGTCTGGTCTGGCTCGCATTTTCTGGCGTCCAGTAACCAATTTCTGCAGGTGTATTTCTTCTTCCGGTTTCATCACCATAACCCAAATCGGTATTGTTTCTCGTCATCCCTTGTGCCGTTTGAACGAAAATGCTCAGGTTGATGTTTTTGTAATGAAAAGTATTGGTTAGACCACCAGTCCATTTTGGTGCTGTTTGACCTAAAATCATTCTATCCCCATCTCCGGTAATTTTACCATCGCCGTTTAAATCAGCAAATTTTAAGCTTCCCGGTTTAGCCGTAGGGTCTTGCTTAGAAACATCCTCTCCCGTTTGCCAAACGCCTGTCATTTGGTAATCATAAACAACGCTAATTGGCTTACCTATAAACCATCTGTTTCCTAAATCGTCTTTTCCATCACCATATAAATCGGTAATTTTATTTTTGTTGGTTGCAAAAACTACCATGGTTTCCCAACGGAAATCTTTTCCAGCAATATTTTGCGTATTTAAGGTTAACTCTAAGCCTTTATTTGTTGTCTTACCTATATTTTCTGAAACTTTTGAGTATCCTGTAATAATAGGCAAACTTCGGCTAAGCAATAAACCACTTGTTTTATTTTGGTAAGCTTCAATACTACCATTAATCCTGTTATTAAGAATTCCGAAATCCAATCCGATATTGGCAGTTTTTGTGGTTTCCCACTGCAATGATGTATTTCCCAGGTTATTTGGAATAACACCAATTGTACTTATGCCGTTGAAAGGGGAACGCGAGGATCCTTCGGTTGTAATGGTATTGTAAACACCAACAGCCTCATTACCTGTTTTACCATAAGACACTCTTAACTTCAGATTGCTGAAAACCTTACCGTTTTTCATGAAGTCTTCGTTAATGATGTTCCAGCCAATTGCTGCTGAAGGGAAAACCCCATATTTAGTTGTGTTTGCACCAAAAACAGAAGAACCATCTCTACGTGCAGTCAAAGTAAGTAAGTATTTGCTATCGTATGAGTAGAATAAACGACCCATTTGAGAGTTCAACCCATATCTATCACGGTAAGATCCACTGGTTTGCGTAGCACCTGCACCAATATTATTTAAACCCAATTCATCATTAATGAAGCCAATCGCACCAGCTGTGGTAGAATTATAGTTACGCTCCTGAGCACTATACAAGGCAGTAAAATCAAAATGATGTTTTTTAATGTCTTTAGAATAAGTTAAGATATTTTCGATCGTATAGCTATTTGTAGATGCATTAAAACTACTTGCCGTACCGTTTAAATCATTTGCTAAACGGCCGACATAGCTTCCATTTTTTTCAGGGAAGTAAGTGTAACCTGCATTTAAACGAAATTTTAAACCGGTTAAAGCACCAGGAAACTTAACTTCAGCATAACCGTTTCCATTAATGTTGGTTGTTCTTCTGATTTGAGTAGTAGTTAAACCAAGCAATGGATTTGTATACAACTGCTCCGGATTCATCGGGTAAATTGTATACGATCCGTTTGTATTATATTCCTGACCATAAGGGCTCATCGCTGTTGCTAACAATAGGTTTGCCCTTCCACCGTCGAAGTTATTACTGGTTAAGAATAATGATGTACCCACAGTTAAAAAACTGGTTACATTAACATCTAAGTTAGAACGCAAACCTATACGTTTAAAATCATAACCTTTAATTACACCTTTCTGATTAAGATAATCGCCTGAAATGAAATATTTAACATCTTCTGATCCGCCAGAGATACCAACATTATGATCCTGAATTACACCTTGTTGTGTTGCCTCTTTAACCCAATCGGTTGTTGTACCAGCATTGTAAGCAGGTAGCTCTCCGATATTCGGAACCGGTCTTTGTTGTACTTGGCCAGTTTGTTTAAGATAGTCTGCGTATTTCTGAGCATACTCAGCACCGCTCCTTGGCTCCAAAATATGAGCAATGTTATCAAAACCTGCATACCCACTGTAGCGGATTACTGGTTTGCCTGTGGTCCCCCTTTTTGTTGTAATTAGAATAACCCCGTTTGAGCCATTTGTACCATAAATTGCAGTTGCACTCGCATCTTTCAAAATTTCAACCGATGCGATATCATTTGGATTGATGTCATTTAATGAACCGCCGGTTTTGGTCAAAGGTACCCCATCCACAACAACATAAGGTCCGGTACCTGCACTTATTGAATTCTGACCTCTGATTAATGCATTTGGCTGGCTACCTGGAACTGAAGATGTCGTGGTAACATTAACACCTGCAACTGCACCTTCAATAGATTGTAAAACGTTGGTAACCGGTAATTGCGATAACCGAGCTTTTGGGACCGAAACTACCGAACCGGTAACGTCGGAACGCTTTTGCGTACCGTAACCTACCACAATTACCTCTTGTAAGTTTTTATCCTTATCCTCTGCAAGAACGATGCTCACTTGCGTTTCATTAGCTACCAATATAGTATTGGTTACATAACCTACAAAACTAATTACTAAGCTTTCTCCTTTTTGAGCTGATATTTTGAAATTTCCATTGGCATCGCTGGCCACCACCTGAGTAGTTCCCTTAACACTAATTGATGCACCTGGAATGGGATTACCTTTATTATCTTTTACTTTTCCAGAAATTGAGATTTGAGCGGTTGTTTGTGCAATTGAATTGTTTGATTTACCTATGGATAGGATTAAAACAAACAAAAACATTACTGCACACTTAGAGGTGTCTAGTAGTTTTCTTTTCATTTTTTATGATTATTTGGTTAGTTAATAATTGAACTTCAAGGAGAGTTCAAAAGGGTAGCCTAATCAAAAATATTTTTATTAAATTTTTAATTTGACCAGATATATAAATTACGCATGAATAACGAATGATTGATTCAGCAAAGTAAACATAAAATCCCAATGGAGTAAGGGGTAATACGGTAATAAATACGGGCTAAATCGTTACTTTTTGTTAAAATTTAGCTTTTTAACCCCTATTCGGAAAATTTCAGACGTTTAGTCTACATTTATTTTTTTTATTGCATTTAAGATCGGTTGATCTATTGCCTTTAAAATATTCTGATCAGGTTTGATCAGCTCTAAAACGGAGATATCATTTTTGCCTTTTTTTAGCCATTCTTGGGGGATATAAAGTGTTTGTTGTGGACCAATTGCCCAATACTTTCCTAAGTTATGCCCATTAACCCATACTACTCCTTTTCCCCAATCGGTCATGTCTAAATAAGTATCCGCAACGGTTGATAGCTGAAAAGAGCCTTTCTGCAATGTTGGTCCGTTTCCATTTGCTTTTGATGAACCAGTTGTGGTAATGCGATCGTTGCCAAGAGGAAAACCATACATCGACCAGTTTTTAATCTCGGCACCATCAAAAGTAACCTGCTCAGTAATTCCCTTTTTGTTTTCCAGTAAATACTTTCCAAAATTTATCCGGCCCATATTCTCCACAAAAATATCAAGCTGTACCTCTCCTGCCGGAAGATCTAATGCTAATGTATTCTGGTTTAACCTGCGGTCTAAAATGCCTGCTCTTTTTTGATTAATGAAAATAAGGGCATAATCTCGCAATTGTTTAAGCTGCAGTTCGCCCTTTTTCCCTCCCTGAATGGTGGTGCGGTATAATACGTAACCGTAATCCTGACTAAGATCCTCAAAAGTTAAAGGTGTACTATTTTTCACCGCTTTAGGCAATGCATTAAACAAAGCTACTTTAGTTCCCAATTTAAAAGGCGCAATGGCCATACTTGGCTTTGCCGCTGGAATTGATGGCAAACTTTGTCCTGCCGGAAGGT
Proteins encoded in this region:
- a CDS encoding TonB-dependent receptor; translation: MKRKLLDTSKCAVMFLFVLILSIGKSNNSIAQTTAQISISGKVKDNKGNPIPGASISVKGTTQVVASDANGNFKISAQKGESLVISFVGYVTNTILVANETQVSIVLAEDKDKNLQEVIVVGYGTQKRSDVTGSVVSVPKARLSQLPVTNVLQSIEGAVAGVNVTTTSSVPGSQPNALIRGQNSISAGTGPYVVVDGVPLTKTGGSLNDINPNDIASVEILKDASATAIYGTNGSNGVILITTKRGTTGKPVIRYSGYAGFDNIAHILEPRSGAEYAQKYADYLKQTGQVQQRPVPNIGELPAYNAGTTTDWVKEATQQGVIQDHNVGISGGSEDVKYFISGDYLNQKGVIKGYDFKRIGLRSNLDVNVTSFLTVGTSLFLTSNNFDGGRANLLLATAMSPYGQEYNTNGSYTIYPMNPEQLYTNPLLGLTTTQIRRTTNINGNGYAEVKFPGALTGLKFRLNAGYTYFPEKNGSYVGRLANDLNGTASSFNASTNSYTIENILTYSKDIKKHHFDFTALYSAQERNYNSTTAGAIGFINDELGLNNIGAGATQTSGSYRDRYGLNSQMGRLFYSYDSKYLLTLTARRDGSSVFGANTTKYGVFPSAAIGWNIINEDFMKNGKVFSNLKLRVSYGKTGNEAVGVYNTITTEGSSRSPFNGISTIGVIPNNLGNTSLQWETTKTANIGLDFGILNNRINGSIEAYQNKTSGLLLSRSLPIITGYSKVSENIGKTTNKGLELTLNTQNIAGKDFRWETMVVFATNKNKITDLYGDGKDDLGNRWFIGKPISVVYDYQMTGVWQTGEDVSKQDPTAKPGSLKFADLNGDGKITGDGDRMILGQTAPKWTGGLTNTFHYKNINLSIFVQTAQGMTRNNTDLGYGDETGRRNTPAEIGYWTPENASQTRPALSYNNTLGYGYASDASYTRIKDVTLSYVFGQSVLDKLHLGGLTVYASGRNLYTFTKWVGWDPEQTTYGRGSGNSSANQQAFAADWTNNYPITRTFVLGLNVSLR